A genome region from Streptomyces pratensis includes the following:
- a CDS encoding FAD-dependent oxidoreductase — protein MNENVDLRVPVLIVGGSLVGLSASLFLSRLGVRHLLVEKHSSTSTHPRGRGNNVRTMEVFRAAGAEQLIRDAASVLADNHGILQAGSLTGDDQEWLFKEIDPGGGLARFSPSGWCLCSQNDLEPVLVTHARAQGSELRFSTELISFEQDADGVTAVVKDRETGEHTTVRADYLVAADGPRSPVREQLGIGQTGPGDLFHNVSITFRSRRLASVVGDRRFIVCYLTDPEADGALLPVDNVEKWVFHAPWQPDRGETLEDFTDERCAEHIRRAVGAPDLDIEITGKAPWHAAERVAERYASGRVFLAGDSAHEMSPTGAFGSNTGIQDAHNLAWKLAAVIDEAAGPGLLQTYEAERLPVARATSARASARSGEHSHPGYAGPPGPGGGRKGGMLTVALGYRYARGAVLDIDPGLPVVPDTMGLTGEPGTRAPHMWLERAGARVSTLDLYERSCVLLCDARYPDWRAAAEQVAKRLSVPLVPFSIGSVPGADLVPEDGADWAAVHGTTPEGAVLVRPDGFVAWRSEGPAADSEATLYEVMLTLFHRG, from the coding sequence ATGAACGAGAACGTCGATCTCCGCGTACCGGTCCTCATCGTGGGCGGCTCCCTGGTGGGCCTGTCCGCGTCCCTCTTCCTGAGCCGGCTCGGCGTCCGCCACCTGCTCGTGGAGAAGCACAGCAGCACCTCGACCCACCCGCGCGGGCGTGGGAACAACGTCCGCACCATGGAAGTGTTCCGGGCCGCGGGCGCGGAGCAGCTGATCCGTGACGCCGCATCCGTGCTGGCGGACAACCACGGGATCCTCCAGGCCGGGTCGCTCACCGGCGACGACCAGGAGTGGCTGTTCAAGGAGATCGACCCGGGCGGCGGGCTCGCCAGGTTCAGCCCGAGCGGCTGGTGCCTGTGCAGCCAGAACGATCTGGAACCCGTGCTGGTCACCCATGCCCGGGCTCAGGGCAGCGAGCTGCGGTTCTCCACCGAACTGATCAGCTTCGAGCAGGACGCTGACGGGGTCACCGCCGTGGTGAAGGACCGGGAGACCGGGGAGCACACCACGGTACGGGCCGACTATCTCGTCGCGGCCGACGGGCCCCGCAGTCCCGTGCGGGAGCAGCTGGGCATCGGTCAGACCGGCCCGGGTGACCTCTTCCACAACGTGAGCATCACCTTCCGCTCCCGGCGGCTTGCCTCCGTGGTGGGTGACAGGCGCTTCATCGTCTGCTACCTGACCGACCCGGAGGCGGACGGAGCGCTACTGCCCGTGGACAACGTGGAGAAGTGGGTGTTCCACGCGCCGTGGCAGCCCGACCGGGGCGAGACACTGGAGGACTTCACCGACGAGCGGTGCGCGGAGCACATCCGCAGGGCGGTCGGTGCGCCTGATCTGGACATCGAGATCACAGGCAAGGCTCCGTGGCACGCCGCCGAACGGGTCGCCGAACGGTACGCGTCGGGGCGGGTCTTCCTGGCCGGTGACTCGGCGCACGAGATGTCCCCCACCGGCGCTTTCGGCTCCAACACCGGTATCCAGGACGCGCACAACCTGGCGTGGAAGCTGGCCGCGGTGATCGACGAGGCGGCGGGCCCGGGGCTTCTCCAGACGTACGAGGCGGAACGGCTGCCGGTGGCGAGAGCGACGAGTGCGCGTGCGTCGGCCCGTTCGGGGGAGCACAGCCACCCGGGGTACGCGGGCCCGCCCGGACCGGGCGGCGGCCGCAAGGGCGGCATGCTCACCGTCGCCCTCGGCTACCGCTACGCACGGGGCGCCGTACTGGACATCGACCCCGGTCTTCCGGTGGTGCCGGACACGATGGGCCTCACGGGTGAACCCGGCACGCGGGCTCCGCACATGTGGCTCGAACGGGCCGGGGCTCGCGTGTCGACCCTGGATCTGTACGAGAGGTCGTGCGTGCTGCTGTGCGATGCCAGGTATCCGGACTGGCGTGCGGCGGCGGAGCAGGTGGCGAAGCGCCTGTCCGTTCCCCTGGTGCCCTTCTCCATCGGCTCCGTCCCCGGCGCCGACCTGGTTCCGGAGGACGGTGCCGACTGGGCCGCCGTCCACGGCACGACCCCCGAGGGCGCGGTTCTGGTGCGCCCCGACGGCTTCGTCGCCTGGCGTTCCGAAGGTCCGGCGGCGGACTCGGAGGCGACGCTGTACGAGGTCATGCTGACGCTGTTCCACCGCGGCTGA
- a CDS encoding right-handed parallel beta-helix repeat-containing protein translates to MRKRHMKCLAGITIATATTLGLAAAPSVASVNHDLVVRPGESIQSAVDAAQPGDTVVVLAGTYRESVLITKPGLTLRGTGARTVIAPPAAKGAKAANACATGGNGLCVIGTKGNTVDDVRIRSLTVSGFEKSGIWASWTDGLSVRRVAAGKNGTWGIAQERSTRGDFRYNTATGNGDAGIFVANSVSEEGGATDTGGTLVVDNSVSGNRIGVTARRVRNLVIDGNTLTGNCSGVFVVGDESKPAAGAMTISGNRILENNKFCPATPRLSAIQGSGIVLTGSEATNVHSNIIRDNVGTTPLSGGILLFKSFVGALNTDNTISENYVRGNKPADLANRDTSGTGNTFVSNTCGTSVPAGMCAG, encoded by the coding sequence ATGAGGAAAAGACACATGAAATGCCTGGCGGGCATCACCATCGCCACTGCCACGACCCTGGGCCTCGCGGCCGCTCCTTCCGTCGCCTCCGTCAACCATGACCTCGTGGTGCGCCCGGGCGAATCGATCCAGAGTGCGGTGGACGCCGCGCAGCCCGGCGACACCGTCGTCGTCCTGGCCGGCACGTACCGCGAAAGCGTCCTGATCACCAAGCCCGGACTGACCCTGCGCGGGACCGGGGCGCGGACGGTGATCGCACCGCCGGCCGCGAAGGGGGCCAAGGCCGCCAACGCCTGCGCCACGGGCGGGAACGGGCTCTGCGTCATCGGGACCAAGGGGAACACGGTCGACGATGTCCGCATCCGTTCGCTGACCGTCTCCGGCTTCGAGAAGAGCGGCATCTGGGCGTCCTGGACCGACGGGCTCTCGGTGCGCAGGGTGGCCGCGGGCAAGAACGGCACCTGGGGCATCGCCCAGGAGCGTTCCACTCGCGGTGACTTCCGGTACAACACGGCTACCGGCAACGGCGACGCCGGCATCTTCGTCGCCAACTCCGTCAGCGAGGAGGGCGGAGCGACCGACACCGGCGGGACCCTGGTCGTGGACAACTCCGTGAGCGGGAACCGGATCGGTGTCACCGCCCGTCGAGTCCGGAACCTCGTGATCGACGGCAACACCCTGACCGGCAACTGCAGCGGGGTGTTCGTCGTGGGTGACGAGTCCAAGCCCGCCGCCGGGGCGATGACCATCAGCGGCAACCGGATCCTCGAGAACAACAAGTTCTGTCCGGCGACCCCGCGCCTCTCCGCGATCCAGGGATCCGGCATCGTCCTCACCGGCAGCGAAGCCACGAACGTACATTCCAACATCATCCGGGACAATGTGGGCACCACCCCACTCTCCGGCGGAATCCTGCTGTTCAAGAGCTTCGTGGGCGCGCTGAACACCGACAACACCATCAGCGAGAACTACGTACGCGGCAACAAGCCGGCCGACCTCGCCAACCGCGACACCTCGGGCACCGGCAACACCTTTGTCAGCAACACGTGCGGGACATCTGTCCCGGCCGGCATGTGTGCCGGATGA
- a CDS encoding ACT domain-containing protein produces the protein MTGERDLRTLLRGMRPELRSGRYVYVTLPDGDVPAGVTPVITVSEREGLTLVVPEPEAVATGLEYHFVAGWITLRVHSALEAVGLTAAVALALTDAGISCNVVAGFHHDHLFVPYARATEAVRVLDALAAESG, from the coding sequence ATGACGGGTGAGCGCGATCTTCGAACACTGCTGCGGGGCATGCGGCCGGAGCTACGGTCCGGCCGGTACGTCTACGTGACCCTGCCCGACGGCGACGTACCCGCCGGTGTGACCCCGGTGATCACCGTCTCCGAGCGGGAAGGCCTGACCCTCGTCGTCCCCGAACCGGAAGCCGTGGCGACAGGGCTCGAGTACCACTTCGTGGCCGGGTGGATCACGCTCCGTGTCCACTCGGCGCTGGAAGCCGTCGGTCTCACCGCGGCGGTCGCCCTCGCCCTCACGGACGCCGGAATCAGCTGCAACGTGGTCGCCGGATTTCACCACGACCACCTGTTCGTGCCCTACGCTCGTGCGACCGAGGCGGTCCGGGTGCTCGATGCGCTGGCCGCGGAGTCCGGGTAG
- a CDS encoding ketosynthase chain-length factor has translation MNTPAHRRSVITGIGVVAPNGTGAGAFWKQTQEGVSVLDLVSREGCENLPLRVAGEVRDFDPVAFIEERFLVQTDRFTHYAMAAADLALDDARLGRADYEGAPFKVGVVTAAGSGGGEFGQRELQRLWGEGSRFVGPYQSIAWFYAASTGQISIRGGFKGPCAVVASDEAGGLDALMHAGRSIRRGTDAVVVGAAEAPLAPYSVVCQLGYDDLSLCEEPTRAYRPFTADACGFVPAEGGGMLVVEEETAARERGARIRAELAGHAATFTGASRWEESRAGLARAIEGALREARCAPEEIDVVFADALGVPSADRAEALAIADALGAHGRRVPVTAPKTGIGRAYCGAPVLDTAAAVLAMEHGLVPPTPNVFEVCHDLDVVTGRARPAELRTALVLSRGLMGSNAALVLRHPTDTPV, from the coding sequence ATGAACACCCCGGCACATCGCCGCTCCGTCATCACGGGGATCGGTGTCGTCGCCCCCAACGGGACCGGCGCCGGTGCTTTCTGGAAGCAGACCCAGGAAGGTGTCAGCGTCCTTGACCTGGTGTCCCGCGAAGGCTGCGAGAACCTCCCTCTGCGGGTCGCGGGCGAGGTCAGGGACTTTGACCCGGTCGCGTTCATCGAGGAGCGATTCCTCGTCCAGACCGACCGCTTCACGCACTACGCGATGGCTGCCGCCGATCTCGCACTGGACGACGCACGGCTCGGACGCGCGGACTACGAGGGCGCGCCGTTCAAGGTGGGCGTGGTCACCGCCGCCGGATCCGGTGGCGGTGAATTCGGTCAGCGCGAGCTCCAGCGGCTGTGGGGCGAGGGTTCCCGGTTCGTCGGTCCCTACCAGTCGATCGCATGGTTCTATGCGGCCAGCACCGGCCAGATCTCCATCCGGGGCGGCTTCAAGGGGCCTTGCGCGGTGGTGGCCAGCGACGAGGCCGGTGGCCTGGACGCGCTCATGCACGCCGGACGTTCCATCCGCCGGGGCACGGACGCAGTCGTAGTCGGCGCGGCCGAGGCGCCGCTCGCGCCGTACTCGGTCGTCTGCCAGCTCGGCTACGACGACCTCAGTCTCTGCGAGGAACCCACACGCGCCTACCGGCCGTTCACCGCGGACGCCTGCGGATTCGTTCCGGCCGAAGGCGGCGGCATGCTGGTGGTCGAGGAGGAGACGGCGGCCCGCGAGCGCGGAGCGAGGATCCGTGCCGAACTGGCCGGCCACGCCGCCACCTTCACCGGCGCGTCCCGGTGGGAGGAATCCCGCGCGGGACTGGCCAGGGCCATCGAAGGCGCCCTGCGCGAGGCCCGCTGCGCGCCGGAGGAGATCGATGTGGTCTTCGCGGACGCGCTCGGTGTGCCCTCGGCTGACCGTGCCGAAGCGCTGGCCATCGCCGACGCCCTCGGCGCACACGGACGGCGGGTACCCGTGACGGCGCCCAAGACCGGGATCGGCCGAGCCTACTGCGGTGCCCCCGTGCTCGACACGGCCGCCGCCGTACTCGCCATGGAACACGGCCTGGTCCCGCCGACGCCCAACGTCTTCGAGGTGTGCCACGACCTCGACGTGGTCACCGGGCGGGCGCGCCCCGCCGAACTGCGGACGGCACTCGTGCTCAGCCGAGGGCTCATGGGTTCCAACGCGGCCTTGGTACTTCGGCATCCCACCGACACCCCTGTGTGA
- a CDS encoding SRPBCC family protein — protein MSGHTENEITIAAPLDLVWDMTNDLENWPQLFSEYAAVEVMKREGQKTTFRLTMHPDDNGKVWSWVSERTTDRQGRNVVARRVEPGPFQHMDIRWEYSEVPGGTRMHWRQDFAMRPDAPVDDAWMTDNINRNSRVQLELIRDKIEQRDRERRSASVPAN, from the coding sequence GTGTCCGGACACACCGAGAACGAGATCACCATCGCCGCACCCCTGGACCTCGTCTGGGACATGACGAACGATCTCGAGAACTGGCCCCAGCTGTTCAGCGAGTACGCGGCCGTCGAGGTCATGAAGCGCGAGGGCCAGAAGACGACCTTCCGCCTCACCATGCACCCCGACGACAACGGCAAGGTCTGGAGCTGGGTCTCCGAGCGCACCACGGACCGCCAGGGACGCAACGTGGTCGCGCGGCGGGTCGAGCCCGGCCCGTTCCAGCACATGGACATCCGGTGGGAGTACTCGGAGGTCCCGGGCGGCACGCGCATGCACTGGCGCCAGGACTTCGCGATGCGCCCCGACGCACCGGTCGACGACGCGTGGATGACCGACAACATCAACCGCAACTCGCGTGTCCAGCTGGAGCTCATCCGCGACAAGATCGAGCAGCGTGACCGCGAACGCCGATCCGCCTCGGTCCCCGCCAACTGA
- a CDS encoding beta-ketoacyl-[acyl-carrier-protein] synthase family protein, which produces MTRRRVAVTGVGVVAPGGIGAPAFWDLLANGRTATRGITLFDPAEFRSRIAAECDFDPVDHGLDADLIARSDRYIQFALVAAREALGDAGLDLEREDPWRIGVSLGTAVGGTTRLEHDYVAVSGSGARWDVDHRPAGAHLERAFAPSTLASAVAEEVGAHGPVQTVSTGCTSGLDAIGYAFHSVEEGRVDICVAGASDTPITPITVACFDAIKATSANNDDPEHASRPFDARRDGFVMGEGGAVLILEELEHARARGATVYCEISGYATFGNAYHMTGLTTEGLEMAEAINTALAHARLDGSQVDYVNAHGSGTKQNDRHETAAVKRALGAHAYKVPMSSIKSMVGHSLGAIGAIEIAACVLALKHQTVPPTANYETADPECDLDYVPRTARPLKLRSVLSVGSGFGGFQSAVAMTRSGGRTP; this is translated from the coding sequence ATGACCCGGCGGCGCGTGGCCGTCACCGGGGTCGGCGTCGTCGCACCCGGTGGCATCGGAGCCCCCGCCTTCTGGGATCTGCTCGCCAACGGCCGTACCGCTACGCGTGGCATCACGCTGTTCGACCCGGCGGAGTTCCGGTCGAGGATCGCCGCCGAGTGCGACTTCGATCCCGTCGACCACGGTCTGGACGCGGACCTGATAGCCCGTTCGGACCGCTACATCCAGTTCGCCCTGGTGGCTGCCAGGGAGGCCCTGGGCGATGCCGGCCTCGACCTCGAGAGGGAGGACCCTTGGCGTATCGGGGTCTCCCTCGGAACAGCGGTCGGCGGCACCACCCGCCTGGAGCACGACTACGTCGCCGTCAGCGGCAGCGGCGCGCGCTGGGACGTCGACCACCGGCCGGCGGGCGCCCACCTGGAGCGGGCGTTCGCGCCGAGTACCCTCGCCTCCGCGGTCGCGGAGGAGGTCGGCGCGCACGGGCCCGTGCAGACGGTCTCGACCGGCTGCACCTCCGGGCTCGACGCCATCGGGTACGCCTTCCACTCGGTCGAGGAAGGCCGGGTCGACATCTGTGTGGCCGGAGCCTCGGACACACCGATCACCCCCATCACGGTGGCGTGCTTCGACGCGATCAAGGCGACCTCGGCGAACAACGACGACCCGGAGCACGCCTCCCGGCCGTTCGACGCCCGCCGGGACGGCTTCGTGATGGGCGAGGGCGGCGCCGTCCTCATCCTCGAGGAACTGGAGCACGCCCGCGCCCGTGGGGCGACCGTCTACTGCGAGATATCGGGCTACGCCACATTCGGCAACGCCTACCACATGACCGGGCTCACCACCGAGGGACTGGAGATGGCCGAGGCCATCAACACGGCCCTGGCGCACGCCCGGCTCGACGGATCGCAGGTCGACTACGTCAACGCGCACGGTTCGGGCACCAAGCAGAACGACCGGCACGAGACGGCAGCGGTGAAGCGGGCTCTGGGCGCGCACGCGTACAAGGTGCCGATGAGCTCGATCAAGTCGATGGTCGGCCACTCCCTCGGCGCCATCGGGGCGATCGAGATCGCCGCGTGCGTCCTGGCCCTCAAGCACCAGACGGTGCCGCCGACGGCCAACTACGAGACCGCCGACCCCGAGTGCGATCTCGACTACGTACCCCGCACCGCACGGCCTCTCAAGCTGCGCAGCGTGCTCTCGGTCGGCAGCGGCTTCGGCGGGTTCCAGTCCGCCGTCGCCATGACCCGATCAGGCGGGAGGACCCCATGA
- a CDS encoding TcmI family type II polyketide cyclase, which produces MHHALIVARMAPESAPDIAKLFAASDNTELPDLVGVNRRTLFQFGDVYLHLIESERPPGPEIAKATEHPEFRAISDRLTAFVSPYDPQTWRGPKDAMAQQFYRWERDGSG; this is translated from the coding sequence ATGCACCACGCACTGATCGTCGCCCGGATGGCGCCGGAATCCGCGCCGGACATCGCGAAGCTGTTCGCAGCCTCCGACAACACCGAGCTGCCCGACCTCGTCGGTGTGAACAGGCGCACCCTGTTCCAGTTCGGCGATGTCTATCTCCACCTCATCGAATCCGAGCGGCCCCCGGGCCCGGAGATCGCCAAGGCGACGGAGCACCCGGAGTTCAGGGCCATCAGCGACCGGCTCACGGCTTTCGTGAGCCCGTACGACCCGCAGACCTGGCGCGGTCCGAAGGACGCCATGGCGCAACAGTTCTACCGGTGGGAGCGCGACGGCTCAGGCTGA
- a CDS encoding acyl carrier protein: protein MNARLTYEELATLMKNGAGLTVDPSEMASRPGSAFDEYGLDSLGLLGIVAALENRYGRPLPVDADRCKTPGEFLDLVNNTPVTGV from the coding sequence ATGAACGCTCGACTGACGTACGAAGAGCTGGCCACGCTCATGAAGAACGGCGCCGGCCTCACCGTCGACCCGTCGGAGATGGCCAGCCGGCCCGGCTCGGCCTTCGACGAGTACGGCCTCGACTCGCTCGGCCTGCTCGGCATCGTCGCCGCGCTCGAGAACCGGTACGGACGTCCGCTGCCGGTCGACGCCGACCGGTGCAAGACGCCCGGCGAGTTCCTCGACCTCGTGAACAACACCCCAGTGACAGGAGTCTGA
- a CDS encoding cupin domain-containing protein, whose amino-acid sequence MTTHRPRIVDLSETQPNRRRGGDLRALLTPTAVGATSGFMGLAIVAPGDRIGEHYHPYSEEFVYVVDGLLEVDLDGESHPMRPDQGLLIPPHVRHRFRNVGDVEARMVFHLGPLAPRPELGHVDTEVTETADPSDGYAPPERTGAAS is encoded by the coding sequence ATGACCACCCACCGGCCTCGCATCGTGGACCTCAGCGAGACTCAGCCCAACCGCAGGCGCGGCGGCGACCTGCGTGCCCTGCTCACACCCACGGCGGTGGGCGCCACCAGCGGCTTCATGGGGCTGGCCATCGTCGCCCCCGGTGACCGCATCGGCGAGCACTACCACCCGTACTCCGAGGAATTCGTGTACGTGGTGGACGGCCTGCTCGAAGTGGACCTGGACGGCGAATCGCACCCCATGCGTCCCGACCAGGGCCTGCTGATCCCGCCGCACGTGCGTCACCGCTTCCGCAACGTGGGTGACGTGGAGGCGCGCATGGTCTTCCACCTCGGCCCGCTCGCCCCGCGTCCCGAACTCGGACACGTGGACACCGAAGTCACCGAGACCGCGGACCCCAGTGACGGCTACGCGCCGCCAGAACGAACGGGGGCGGCCTCATGA
- a CDS encoding methyltransferase, producing MTTVSPTPDTTPVAPTITAHISAAQTPPPSMRLRELAFGAACAAAVRAAARLGVADALGQTPASASELALVVDAEPVPLRRLLRALCCYGIFSETADGKFSHTEMSRLLREDDPNSLKYISLWCTEPWTWEVWPRLDDAVRAGTTVFPETFGKGFFEYLHQDAGESAQVFNRAMTTSSVQSAQDVADLLDLTGVSSVADIGGGQGHVLASLLEKHPSVHGTLLDLPGVVARADARLRDGGRLSDRVRIVPGDCREDIPFEVDLYIIKNILEWDDESTRRTLDNVVAAARPGARVVIIENLVDDTPSMRFTTAMDLLLLLNVGGAKHTRESLVGRMSDAGLRVGEIHPVNAYLHAFECVVP from the coding sequence ATGACCACCGTGAGTCCCACCCCCGACACCACTCCTGTCGCACCCACCATCACCGCGCACATCTCCGCGGCGCAGACCCCGCCGCCGTCCATGCGGCTCCGGGAGCTCGCGTTCGGAGCGGCATGTGCCGCGGCGGTACGCGCGGCGGCCAGGCTGGGCGTCGCCGACGCCCTGGGCCAGACGCCGGCCTCGGCCTCGGAGCTCGCCCTGGTCGTGGACGCCGAGCCCGTACCTCTTCGACGACTGCTGCGCGCGCTGTGCTGTTACGGGATCTTCAGTGAGACGGCGGACGGGAAGTTCTCGCACACGGAGATGTCACGGCTGCTGCGTGAGGACGACCCGAACAGCCTGAAGTACATCTCCCTGTGGTGCACGGAGCCCTGGACGTGGGAGGTCTGGCCGCGGCTCGACGACGCGGTGCGGGCCGGCACGACCGTCTTCCCGGAGACGTTCGGCAAGGGTTTCTTCGAATATCTCCACCAGGACGCGGGCGAGTCCGCCCAGGTGTTCAACCGGGCGATGACCACCTCCAGCGTGCAGTCCGCACAGGATGTCGCCGATCTCCTGGACCTCACAGGGGTGTCCTCGGTCGCCGACATCGGCGGCGGTCAGGGGCATGTACTCGCGAGCCTGCTGGAGAAGCACCCCTCGGTCCACGGAACCCTCCTGGACCTGCCGGGCGTCGTGGCACGTGCGGACGCGCGGCTGCGGGACGGCGGCCGGCTCTCCGACCGCGTGCGGATCGTGCCCGGGGACTGCCGTGAGGACATCCCGTTCGAGGTGGATCTCTACATCATCAAGAACATCCTCGAATGGGACGACGAGAGCACCCGCAGGACCCTGGACAACGTGGTCGCCGCGGCCAGGCCTGGTGCCCGCGTGGTGATCATCGAGAATCTCGTCGACGACACGCCCTCGATGAGGTTCACCACCGCGATGGACCTGCTGCTCCTGCTCAACGTCGGGGGCGCCAAGCACACCCGGGAGAGCCTCGTCGGGCGGATGTCCGACGCGGGCCTGCGGGTGGGCGAGATCCACCCCGTCAACGCGTACCTGCACGCGTTCGAGTGCGTCGTGCCGTAG
- a CDS encoding TcmI family type II polyketide cyclase has product MTTLSERISQSAFDGSRLRVILLLDLHDGAQNQFLEAYEHMRNQVASIPGHISDQLCQSIENPSQWLITSEWESAPPFLAWVNSEEHVATVQPLHSCVRDTRSLRFSVLRETGAAFESTPEPAKGRLQSAPRLGDGVVRHALTFTVKPGTEEMVAKILADYDSPQARVDENTRLRRTSLFMHGNRVVRAVEVEGDLMAALRHVSRQPEVRSVEEAINPYLEQDRDLSDPDSARMFFTRAALPTVHHVTAGRHAPEDVQRHSLFYQAKEGCGMALARLLAGQDEEEANDASSLIESSTIFQRDDIVVRLLEVRGPLGAQPSKALGIGGHRKAAMLGRLLDGGANGMPTTDQEAARFLAQAEMNLITDRRATES; this is encoded by the coding sequence ATGACAACCCTCTCGGAACGGATATCTCAGTCCGCCTTCGACGGTTCGAGGCTCCGGGTCATACTGCTGCTGGACCTGCACGACGGCGCCCAGAACCAGTTCCTCGAGGCGTACGAGCACATGCGCAACCAGGTGGCCTCGATCCCCGGGCACATCAGCGACCAGCTGTGCCAGTCCATCGAGAACCCCTCGCAGTGGCTCATCACCAGTGAGTGGGAGAGCGCCCCGCCCTTCCTCGCCTGGGTGAACAGCGAGGAGCACGTTGCCACGGTGCAGCCGCTGCACAGCTGCGTGCGCGATACGCGGTCCCTTCGCTTCAGCGTTCTGCGGGAGACAGGGGCCGCGTTCGAGAGCACCCCCGAGCCTGCCAAGGGCCGCCTCCAGTCCGCACCGCGACTGGGCGACGGCGTCGTACGCCACGCACTCACCTTCACGGTGAAGCCGGGCACGGAGGAGATGGTCGCGAAGATCCTCGCCGACTACGACTCCCCTCAGGCACGGGTCGACGAGAACACGCGGCTGCGCCGTACATCGCTCTTCATGCACGGGAACCGTGTCGTGCGAGCGGTCGAGGTCGAGGGTGACCTCATGGCAGCCCTGCGCCACGTCTCCCGGCAGCCCGAGGTCAGGTCCGTCGAGGAGGCCATCAACCCGTACCTCGAGCAGGACCGCGACCTCAGCGACCCCGACTCCGCCCGGATGTTCTTCACCCGGGCGGCTCTCCCGACGGTCCACCATGTGACGGCCGGCCGGCACGCCCCTGAGGACGTCCAGCGGCACTCGCTGTTCTACCAGGCCAAGGAAGGCTGCGGCATGGCACTGGCCCGGCTGCTCGCGGGCCAGGACGAGGAAGAGGCGAACGACGCCTCGAGCCTCATCGAGAGCAGCACGATCTTCCAGCGCGACGACATCGTGGTGCGTCTCCTCGAAGTGAGGGGCCCGCTCGGCGCACAGCCGTCGAAGGCACTGGGCATCGGCGGCCACCGCAAGGCAGCCATGCTCGGCCGGCTGCTCGACGGCGGTGCGAACGGCATGCCGACGACCGACCAGGAGGCCGCGCGCTTCCTCGCGCAGGCCGAGATGAACCTGATCACCGACCGTCGGGCCACCGAGTCCTGA